A genomic segment from Neobacillus sp. YX16 encodes:
- a CDS encoding VanW family protein — translation MSLTWLFTFLFMIQQITPQAGLEITREGKPISTINREDYAVGNPSHFILDAKKYNELLNHLEKQLSVIPKNAKLDQHGNIIPEQVGLSVNRQAFTESFYSFFFGQNKSTLEIPMYPVYPKVDSELLSDIRNIRIGRYITSFNPRNKKRSHNIQLAVEAINNHVVFPGETFSFNAVVGKRTTEKGYEKAKVIVRGEYAEDIGGGICQVSSTLFNAVDNAGLKIVQRFSHSRHVPYIPPGRDATVSWYGPDFEFKNMYNQPILIQARTIGNLLVIKLYSSEVIEYKPKKVPFPAL, via the coding sequence ATGAGTCTTACATGGTTATTTACTTTTTTATTTATGATTCAGCAAATAACACCTCAAGCGGGTTTGGAAATAACAAGAGAAGGAAAACCTATTTCTACAATAAATAGAGAAGATTACGCTGTAGGTAATCCCAGTCACTTTATTTTGGATGCAAAAAAATATAATGAACTGTTAAATCATTTAGAAAAACAGTTATCTGTGATACCAAAAAATGCAAAGCTGGATCAGCATGGAAATATTATTCCTGAGCAGGTTGGTCTGAGCGTTAATCGACAAGCTTTTACAGAAAGCTTCTATTCCTTTTTTTTTGGACAGAACAAATCAACATTAGAAATACCTATGTATCCTGTTTATCCAAAAGTGGATAGTGAATTACTTTCTGATATCCGCAATATTCGAATTGGCCGTTACATTACTTCTTTTAATCCCAGGAATAAAAAGAGATCACACAATATTCAATTGGCAGTTGAAGCAATTAATAATCATGTCGTTTTTCCTGGTGAAACATTTTCATTTAATGCTGTAGTAGGCAAGCGGACAACTGAGAAGGGATATGAAAAAGCTAAAGTGATTGTCAGAGGTGAATATGCCGAAGACATCGGCGGAGGAATATGTCAGGTTTCTTCAACATTATTTAATGCCGTAGATAACGCAGGGCTGAAAATCGTTCAACGTTTTTCTCACAGCAGACATGTCCCCTATATTCCACCCGGACGTGATGCAACCGTAAGCTGGTACGGTCCTGATTTTGAATTTAAGAATATGTACAATCAACCCATCTTAATCCAAGCTAGAACAATTGGGAATCTTTTAGTCATTAAACTATATTCCTCAGAGGTCATTGAATATAAGCCCAAGAAAGTTCCCTTCCCTGCACTTTGA
- the pssA gene encoding CDP-diacylglycerol--serine O-phosphatidyltransferase yields the protein MLNHLVKAVPNLFTIGNLLSGVFSITFNMNGYLQMAAMFIFLSAIFDFFDGRLARRLKVNSEFGVELDSLADIVSLGVAPALLFYSLEPSSLFTTIAFMLFPTMGALRLAKFNVKPTRGYFMGLPITAAGLLMACMGIFLYSNTFITILLSILMVSPIRIKKI from the coding sequence TTGTTAAACCATTTGGTTAAAGCAGTACCAAATTTATTTACCATTGGGAACTTATTATCTGGTGTTTTTTCGATTACCTTTAATATGAATGGATATTTACAAATGGCAGCAATGTTTATATTCTTATCAGCAATATTTGACTTTTTTGATGGCCGCTTGGCAAGAAGGCTGAAAGTGAATAGTGAATTTGGAGTTGAATTGGATTCATTAGCTGATATTGTCAGTCTTGGGGTGGCACCCGCGCTATTATTTTACTCATTAGAACCATCATCACTTTTCACGACTATTGCATTTATGCTATTTCCAACGATGGGAGCATTACGCTTAGCGAAATTCAATGTAAAGCCAACCAGAGGTTACTTTATGGGTCTGCCAATTACGGCTGCTGGGCTGTTAATGGCTTGCATGGGAATTTTTCTATACAGTAATACATTCATAACCATACTCCTATCGATTCTTATGGTGAGCCCTATAAGAATCAAGAAGATATAA
- a CDS encoding sigma-G-dependent sporulation-specific acid-soluble spore protein CsgA, which yields MDKTLGYLREILSNYSDQHSEGKQLYRKLSEGKFSSEGDFVRQLSQKEIAFLNEMLPQEINYAKEEQDKKRAHELNEVFELLF from the coding sequence ATGGATAAAACATTGGGCTATTTACGTGAAATATTATCTAATTACAGTGATCAACATTCTGAAGGGAAACAATTATATCGCAAATTATCTGAAGGAAAGTTTAGTTCTGAAGGTGATTTTGTGAGACAGTTAAGCCAAAAGGAGATTGCCTTTTTAAACGAAATGCTTCCTCAAGAAATTAATTATGCAAAGGAAGAGCAAGATAAAAAAAGGGCTCATGAATTAAATGAAGTATTCGAACTGCTATTTTAG
- a CDS encoding Arc family DNA-binding protein: MAEKKRFLLRIDQEIYDALEKWAEDEFRSVNAQIELLIKKSLKDSGRLKKNRGKGSKEE, from the coding sequence GTGGCTGAGAAGAAAAGATTTTTACTGCGCATTGATCAAGAAATCTATGATGCACTAGAGAAATGGGCAGAAGATGAATTCCGAAGTGTAAATGCACAAATAGAACTGCTCATTAAAAAAAGTTTGAAGGATTCAGGCAGACTTAAAAAAAATAGAGGTAAGGGTAGTAAAGAAGAATAA